Proteins from a genomic interval of Fundulus heteroclitus isolate FHET01 chromosome 21, MU-UCD_Fhet_4.1, whole genome shotgun sequence:
- the LOC105918111 gene encoding ubiquitin thioesterase otulin: protein MLSDHSDVISHALPQPPASGSEPGEPGGAQEKLDPDGPEEKPDVASAAEAKDGDPDDEHGDSLCSLDRQEKTHPSGPAEDTGEETGTNVPEDEEEEDDGEKQEAVEAGSAEAEAPTEIQEEPSCVKGDDEEDGDEDDSEEDLYRGEEELSASPGRHPGPTSDAESLKVQDSCSLSPAVDILSYSEREWKGNTAKSALIRKGYKEMSAKFGSVRRVRGDNYCALRATLFQVLSQSSQVPQWLQEDAVLLLPKQLEAQEGLISQWRFPGQSVPRDGTENPTERLKGYMELLRNTWRAAADCPGAAERQQLCERLFQGGEVELGMLEALKLLMLGRASELHGRMQAGEDVPLFCWLLFARDSSASPRSFLSNHLRHVGLSAGLEQVEMFLLGYALQHTIQVYRLYKANTEEFVTFYPDDHRDDWPTVSLVTEDDRHYNVPAAEASEELASS, encoded by the exons ATGCT TTCTGACCATTCGGACGTGATAAGCCATGCTCTCCCTCAGCCTCCTGCTTCCGGATCAGAGCCAGGAGAACCCGGCGGCGCTCAGGAGAAACTGGACCCTGACGGCCCAGAGGAGAAGCCAGACGTGGCGTCTGCAGCCGAGGCCAAGGACGG tgatccagacgacgAACACGGGGATTCCCTCTGCAGCTTAGATCGGCAGGAAAAGACACATCCTTCAGGTCCTGCGGAGGACACCGGGGAGGAAACTGGTACGAACGTCCCcgaagacgaggaggaggaggacgacggAGAGAAGCAGGAGGCGGTGGAGGCGGGTTCAGCCGAGGCAGAGGCTCCTACAGAGATCCAGGAGGAGCCTTCGTGTGTAAAGGGCGACGATGAAGAGGACGGCGATGAGGACGACAG TGAGGAAGACCTGTACCGAGGAGAGGAAGAGCTGTCTGCATCGCCGGGTCGTCATCCGGGGCCGACGTCCGACGCAGAAA GTTTAAAGGTACAGGACAGCTGCAGCTTGTCCCCAGCTGTGGATATCCTGTCCTACAGCGAGAGGGAGTGGAAAGGAAACACTGCCAAAAGCGCTCTCATCAGGAAG gGCTACAAAGAGATGTCCGCCAAGTTCGGCAGCGTGAGGAGAGTCAGAGGGGACAACTACTGCGCCCTGCGAGCCACCTTGTTCCAGGTGTTGTCCCAGAGCAGCCAGGTGCCCCAGTGGCTGCAAGAGGACGCCGTTTTACTG CTGCCAAAGCAACTGGAGGCCCAGGAAGGGCTGATAAGCCAGTGGCGGTTTCCTGGACAGAGCGTGCCCAGAGACGGCACGGAGAATCCCACCGAGCGGCTGAAGGGCTACATGGAGCTGCTCCGAAACACG TGGCGGGCGGCGGCGGACTGCCCCGGCGCTGCGGAGCGGCAGCAGCTCTGCGAGCGGCTCTTCCAGGGCGGGGAGGTGGAGCTGGGGATGCTGGAGGCGCTGAAGCTGCTGATGCTGGGCCGGGCGTCGGAGCTGCACGGCCGCATGCAGGCGGGCGAAGACGTGCCGCTCTTCTGCTGGCTGCTGTTCGCCCGCGACTCGTCCGCCTCGCCGCGCTCCTTCCTCTCCAACCACCTCAGGCACGTGGGCCTCAGCGCCGGGCTGGAGCAG gtggAGATGTTCCTGCTCGGCTACGCCCTGCAGCACACCATTCAGGTTTACAGGCTGTACAAGGCCAACACGGAGGAGTTCGTCACCTTCTACCCGGACGACCACAGGGACGACTGGCCGACCGTCAGCCTCGTCACCGAGGACGACCGCCACTACAACGTGCCGGCCGCCGAGGCCAGCGAGGAGCTCGCCTCCAGCTGA
- the LOC118556845 gene encoding PWWP domain-containing DNA repair factor 3A-like isoform X2 produces the protein MGNCCCEAESPCGSIEERSVLLKDDSKTSGAGDGSADGTCGPEAGEDMRRSEVAEAKEEVQVEQPKSLSKGRKTKNSQGNGHLQKEGLQQASAAPREEERAAGEQRGDAAAERCTLTQLQEDASSPAGPEASGPGGEQKAGGDPSSAQEKVSDLVPPAPESARPAGSLSHLDTNSPAEDNAACSHAGPGEDAADSRPPEESSQDNEVFSEPKPGAAAIAAVSQETDTQAPSW, from the exons ATGGGGAACTGCTGCTGTGAAGCTGAAAGTCCCTGCGGCAGCATAGAGGAGCGCAGCGTTTTGCTGAAGGACGACTCGAAGACCTCCGGCGCCGGCGACGGCTCAGCAGATGGCACTTGTGGCCCCGAAGCCGGCGAAGACATGAG GCGGTCTGAGGTGGCGGAGGCCAAGGAGGAGGTGCAGGTGGAGCAGCCGAAGAGTCTGAGCAAAGGCAGAAAAACCAAAAACTCTCAGGGAAATGGGCATTTACAGAAGGAAGGCCTCCAGCAGGCGAGCGCTGCTCCCAGAGAAGAAGAGCGTGCCGCGGGGGAACAACGCGGGGACGCCGCCGCAGAACGATGCACTTTAACCCAGCTGCAGGAAGACGCGTCCTCGCCCGCTGGCCCCGAGGCTTCGGGCCCCGGCGGGGAGCAGAAAGCAGGAGGAGATCCGAGCTCGGCGCAGGAAAAGGTCTCAGATCTCGTCCCGCCGGCGCCCGAGTCCGCCCGCCCAGCAGGAAGCCTCTCCCACCTGGACACAAACAGTCCCGCCGAGGACAATGCAGCTTGTTCTCACGCCGGTCCTGGAGAAGATGCTGCCGAC TCCAGACCGCCGGAGGAGTCCAGCCAGGACAATGAGGTGTTCTCTGAGCCAAAGCCTGGGGCGGCGGCCATCGCTGCGGTCAGCCAGGAGACAGACACTCAGGCTCCCAGCTGGTAA
- the otulina gene encoding OTU deubiquitinase with linear linkage specificity a, which yields MSWVKAASLGGEDVFDDTADDLSLQSKEWTSNMKKRIKDGYVDGVNAGEEASLQEGFNQGFREGSAQTVAVGRLRGIVSAVWCWCQIQHPEQPAPSCVVDLLQRATRLEQEIVDGIRSALENPPPSVSDVSESMEDLEVRREEPGCQEMDCCRSEGETDHQQNPCGSDEGLDVLVQRCVDVASELGLPQELMDHIEELRSISQSA from the exons ATGTCCTGGGTAAAAGCAGCGTCGCTCGGCGGCGAAGATGTTTTCGACGACAcggcggatgatctgtctttaCAAAGTAAGGAGTGGACGTCCAACATGAAGAAACGCATCAAG GACGGCTATGTGGACGGAGTTAACGCCGGGGAGGAGGCCTCGCTCCAGGAGGGGTTTAACCAGGGGTTCAGAGAAGGATCGGCGCAGACTGTGGCCGTGGGTCGCCTCCGAGGGATTGTGAG CGCTGTGTGGTGCTGGTGCCAGATCCAGCATCCAGAGCAGCCCGCCCCGTCCTGCGTCGTCGACCTCCTGCAGCGGGCGACGCGCCTCGAGCAGGAAATCGTAGACGGCATCAGGAGCGCGCTGGAGAATCCGCCTCCCAGCGTGAGCGACGTCTCAGAGAGCATGGAGGACCTGGAGGTGAGGCGGGAGGAGCCGGGCTGTCAGGAGATGGACTGCTGCAGGAGCGAAGGGGAAACGGACCATCAGCAGAACCCCTGCGGGTCGGACGAAGGTCTGGACGTCCTGGTGCAGCGCTGCGTGGACGTGGCGTCAGAGCTGGGACTGCCACAAGAACTGATGGATCACATAGAGGAGCTGAGGAGCATCAGCCAATCGGCGTGA
- the LOC118556845 gene encoding neurofilament heavy polypeptide-like isoform X1, with the protein MGNCCCEAESPCGSIEERSVLLKDDSKTSGAGDGSADGTCGPEAGEDMRRSEVAEAKEEVQVEQPKSLSKGRKTKNSQGNGHLQKEGLQQASAAPREEERAAGEQRGDAAAERCTLTQLQEDASSPAGPEASGPGGEQKAGGDPSSAQEKVSDLVPPAPESARPAGSLSHLDTNSPAEDNAACSHAGPGEDAADARPPEESRPPEESRPPEESRPPEESSQDNEVFSEPKPGAAAIAAVSQETDTQAPSW; encoded by the exons ATGGGGAACTGCTGCTGTGAAGCTGAAAGTCCCTGCGGCAGCATAGAGGAGCGCAGCGTTTTGCTGAAGGACGACTCGAAGACCTCCGGCGCCGGCGACGGCTCAGCAGATGGCACTTGTGGCCCCGAAGCCGGCGAAGACATGAG GCGGTCTGAGGTGGCGGAGGCCAAGGAGGAGGTGCAGGTGGAGCAGCCGAAGAGTCTGAGCAAAGGCAGAAAAACCAAAAACTCTCAGGGAAATGGGCATTTACAGAAGGAAGGCCTCCAGCAGGCGAGCGCTGCTCCCAGAGAAGAAGAGCGTGCCGCGGGGGAACAACGCGGGGACGCCGCCGCAGAACGATGCACTTTAACCCAGCTGCAGGAAGACGCGTCCTCGCCCGCTGGCCCCGAGGCTTCGGGCCCCGGCGGGGAGCAGAAAGCAGGAGGAGATCCGAGCTCGGCGCAGGAAAAGGTCTCAGATCTCGTCCCGCCGGCGCCCGAGTCCGCCCGCCCAGCAGGAAGCCTCTCCCACCTGGACACAAACAGTCCCGCCGAGGACAATGCAGCTTGTTCTCACGCCGGTCCTGGAGAAGATGCTGCCGACGCCAGACCGCCGGAGGAGTCCAGACCGCCGGAGGAGTCCAGACCGCCGGAGGAGTCCAGACCGCCGGAGGAGTCCAGCCAGGACAATGAGGTGTTCTCTGAGCCAAAGCCTGGGGCGGCGGCCATCGCTGCGGTCAGCCAGGAGACAGACACTCAGGCTCCCAGCTGGTAA